One Gemmatimonadaceae bacterium DNA segment encodes these proteins:
- a CDS encoding fumarate hydratase gives MTTIKQADFIQSIADALQHISYYHPLDYIQALAVAYEKEQSPAAKDAIAQILTNSRMCAEGHRPICQDTGIVVVFLKVGMDVRWDATMSVQEMVNEGVRRAYLEPTNVLRASIVADPAFTRKNTRDNTPAVVHYELVPGNTVEVKLAAKGGGSENKTKFAMLNPSDSIVDWVLKTVPTMGAGWCPPGMLGIGIGGSAEKAMVLAKESLMDHIDMAQLKARGPQNRIEELRIELCDRINALGIGAQGLGGLSTVLDVKIWDYPTHAASKPIAMIPNCAATRHAHFTLDGSGVAHLPIPQLSDWPDVTWKPDANATRVDLDTLTPEVVATWKAGDRLLLNGKLLTGRDAAHKRIADLFAKGESLPEGVDFTNRVIYYVGPVDPVRDEAVGPAGPTTATRMDKFTEMMLARTGLIAMIGKSERGPTGLEAIRKHKAAYLMAVGGAAYLVSKAIRSARVVAFADLGMEAIYEFDVREMPVTVAVDAAGNNVHETGPREWEEKIRRLPVLAG, from the coding sequence ATGACGACCATCAAACAAGCCGACTTCATCCAGTCCATCGCCGACGCGCTCCAGCACATCTCCTACTACCACCCGCTGGACTACATCCAGGCGCTGGCCGTGGCCTACGAGAAGGAACAGTCCCCCGCCGCCAAGGATGCCATCGCGCAGATCCTCACCAACTCGCGCATGTGCGCCGAGGGGCACCGCCCCATCTGCCAGGACACGGGGATCGTCGTCGTCTTCCTCAAGGTGGGGATGGACGTGCGCTGGGACGCGACGATGTCGGTGCAGGAGATGGTGAACGAAGGGGTGCGCCGCGCCTACCTCGAACCGACCAACGTCCTGCGCGCCTCGATCGTCGCCGACCCGGCCTTCACACGGAAGAACACGCGCGACAATACGCCGGCCGTGGTGCACTACGAGCTCGTCCCCGGCAACACGGTCGAGGTGAAGCTCGCCGCCAAGGGGGGCGGGTCGGAGAACAAGACGAAGTTCGCGATGCTCAACCCCAGCGACTCGATCGTCGACTGGGTCCTCAAGACGGTCCCCACGATGGGGGCCGGCTGGTGCCCCCCGGGGATGCTGGGGATCGGGATCGGCGGCTCGGCCGAGAAGGCGATGGTGCTGGCCAAGGAGTCGCTGATGGATCACATCGACATGGCGCAGCTCAAGGCGCGCGGCCCGCAGAACAGGATCGAGGAGCTGCGCATCGAGCTGTGCGACAGGATCAACGCGTTAGGCATCGGGGCGCAGGGGCTGGGCGGGCTGTCGACCGTGCTGGACGTGAAGATCTGGGACTATCCCACGCACGCCGCGTCCAAGCCGATCGCGATGATCCCCAACTGCGCCGCCACGCGTCACGCGCACTTCACGCTCGACGGCTCCGGCGTTGCCCATCTCCCCATCCCGCAGCTGTCGGATTGGCCCGACGTCACCTGGAAGCCCGACGCCAATGCCACGCGCGTTGACCTGGACACGCTGACGCCCGAGGTGGTGGCGACGTGGAAGGCGGGCGATCGCCTCTTGCTCAACGGCAAGCTCCTCACCGGGCGCGACGCCGCGCACAAGCGCATCGCCGACCTCTTTGCCAAGGGCGAATCGCTCCCCGAGGGGGTCGACTTCACCAACCGCGTGATTTACTACGTGGGCCCGGTGGACCCGGTGCGCGACGAGGCCGTGGGCCCCGCCGGACCCACGACGGCGACGCGCATGGACAAGTTCACCGAGATGATGCTCGCCCGGACCGGGCTGATCGCGATGATCGGCAAGTCGGAGCGCGGCCCGACGGGACTCGAGGCGATTCGCAAGCACAAGGCGGCGTACTTGATGGCGGTTGGCGGCGCCGCATATCTCGTCTCCAAGGCCATCCGCTCCGCGCGTGTCGTCGCGTTTGCCGACCTGGGCATGGAAGCGATCTACGAGTTCGACGTGCGCGAGATGCCGGTGACGGTCGCCGTCGATGCCGCCGGGAACAACGTGCACGAGACCGGCCCCAGGGAGTGGGAGGAGAAGATCCGGCGGTTGCCAGTGCTGGCCGGTTAG